The Prionailurus bengalensis isolate Pbe53 chromosome E4, Fcat_Pben_1.1_paternal_pri, whole genome shotgun sequence region atccctgtctttttctctgttgttgATCTGCTTCCTTAGGGAGAGCTTCTGCATTTGTGATGGAACTATCTGGACAAAGGTTGGATGGGAGATTTTTCCAGAAGAAATGCATTGTCTGAAAGTTAAGCCTTCTCCATCTCACTGTCTACCTTACCCTCTGGACAAACTATGCTGCAATTTTGCTAATGTGGATATACTGGAGAGTTCTTTACGCCTCGTTTATATTTTAGTACAAGCTCTGTTTTTAATCCTGTCTGTTTTATCTGTGCATTACCTgtggatgaaatggaaaaaacaccaaaaacaggTGAATTAGTGAtgaaaatagttataaaatatcaaagcctttaaaacaaaagattatCAGCTTCTTTGAGGGAAAGTACCATGTCTTATACCTCTTTGTAacatctccctgcccccaccactcaTCCCTCAACATGTAGTACAATTTGTTGTCTTGCATGTACTAGGGGCTCAACAAAAGTGTATTGAATTAGGAAGTCCTTAAAACAATGTAGCTCAACCCCTCTCAAGTTACAAAATACATCAAGAAAGTAGTGAGCTATAATGGATAGGAAATGAAATGAGTAGAATGGATAGGAAATGAAACCGGGCCCATAGGTAAGTCATTTGATCTTTCTCAGCTGCCTCAACCATAAAATGAAGCATCTGGACAAGACATCTGTTAAGTCCCTTCCAGATATATCTAAGAAAGCTAAGTATGTAAAAGTGcacgtgtattttttttcttttttaaatagaccATAAACTTATTTCTAATGTTAGGATAACTTTC contains the following coding sequences:
- the TEX50 gene encoding testis-expressed protein 50 produces the protein MSIQGLSLSFSLLLICFLRESFCICDGTIWTKVGWEIFPEEMHCLKVKPSPSHCLPYPLDKLCCNFANVDILESSLRLVYILVQALFLILSVLSVHYLWMKWKKHQKQLKKPASSDTFGNDPENQSLYDIDQILCRLVTTTSMMSKYLNQVSCHPPAKKVKHRKLKRKNEGGEGARGN